From the Ruania alkalisoli genome, one window contains:
- a CDS encoding tripartite tricarboxylate transporter substrate binding protein yields the protein MQRRTFAAASLLLAGTLLTACTDASGSGNGSEDYPSDQITMIVPFPAGSAPDSTARTLASVMETELGQRIVIENKEGGSGTIGLSELAAAEPDGYTISWFASPGVTMQWQRIDTPFEGPEAITPVAQAISVGTVMFAASDSGLTTIEDIVAAAEAAPGEISVALPGEGSGMDLAVRELEAAAEIEFDRIYVGAGEQIQPVVNGTYDLGAAQAPPVVQYVERGDLSWIGVFGDAVPAGIDAPLVADSEYEIDPTAVAGYEGIVAPAGTPEEIVDALAAAVETAVASEEFSEYISSTHGIAQFTGPDDLAQKIDDGTATATELIERYGL from the coding sequence ATGCAACGACGCACATTCGCCGCCGCGAGCCTCCTGCTCGCGGGAACACTTCTCACCGCCTGCACCGACGCCTCCGGGAGCGGGAACGGGAGTGAGGACTACCCCTCGGACCAGATCACGATGATCGTGCCGTTCCCAGCCGGCTCAGCACCCGACAGCACCGCTCGCACGCTGGCCTCCGTGATGGAGACCGAGCTCGGTCAGCGGATCGTGATCGAGAACAAGGAGGGCGGATCGGGAACCATCGGGCTGAGCGAGCTCGCTGCCGCCGAGCCCGACGGATACACCATCAGCTGGTTCGCGAGCCCGGGAGTGACGATGCAGTGGCAGCGGATCGACACGCCCTTCGAAGGGCCGGAGGCGATCACCCCGGTCGCTCAGGCGATCAGCGTCGGAACGGTCATGTTCGCCGCAAGCGACTCGGGCCTGACGACGATCGAGGACATCGTGGCAGCCGCTGAGGCGGCCCCGGGCGAGATCTCCGTGGCCCTGCCCGGTGAAGGGTCGGGGATGGATCTGGCTGTCCGCGAGCTCGAGGCCGCAGCAGAGATCGAGTTCGACCGGATCTACGTCGGCGCCGGTGAGCAGATCCAGCCGGTCGTCAACGGGACCTACGATCTCGGTGCTGCTCAGGCACCCCCGGTTGTCCAGTACGTCGAACGCGGCGACCTCTCCTGGATCGGTGTCTTCGGCGACGCCGTACCGGCCGGTATCGACGCACCGCTCGTGGCCGACTCGGAGTACGAGATCGACCCGACGGCGGTGGCCGGCTATGAGGGCATCGTCGCCCCGGCAGGCACACCGGAAGAGATCGTGGACGCGCTGGCCGCGGCCGTGGAGACCGCCGTCGCGTCCGAGGAGTTCAGCGAGTACATCAGCTCCACCCACGGGATCGCCCAGTTCACCGGTCCCGACGACCTCGCCCAGAAGATCGATGACGGCACTGCGACGGCCACCGAGTTGATCGAACGGTACGGCCTGTGA
- a CDS encoding LamG-like jellyroll fold domain-containing protein, whose product MISQPFRFPRAVHVGTASVLMLALASAPAAASDPPPEPVAAWSFDAGSGDVVVDETGGGHDGVVEGGTWGPGRIGGGLYIDGYDDGVLVEDESADLGMDAAMSIEARINLTDQGTVQKIVERAGNYGLRISADGRIGFRWEDQWRFSQLLDWEEGRWYHVAVTYDGDEVTFYRDGAARGTATTTRTATVEPGTVYLGRGIPDWERTLYGTLDEVALYDESLTADQVRAHYDAAPAQTDQAPQMGAVRMSAYQVEALTMVELTADIDASVANPDDPNLIDVQAQVRRPGGEVVTVPGFLYQDFRLDGERVVESGAPVWTARYTPPEPGTYQVRMHVTTDGGAAASPWQDLSVTPAPDDARGFVTVNPDNPRYFQFERTAETFFPMGVNLDIPVLTRLGNHHAEPDSRYHGLFGDDITSPAEGASPENLYAVYEEYRRAIVSLAEAGGNAVRLRLDSWWLPLEIDSDYPIPGYSEGVPGFDVGRYHAANAWIADQVVELAEQYGLYVTPVTWNQHSPWGGSAYATPGGENEQLTDRRLRYQVARWSYSTHMYGWSFFNETRLDMTTPFYTEAIEDLRAIDPNPHLVFNSYTPIDQEVEHAYRCDDDEDELKDCWGEGVFLDKAEFAPGDDMPLVLEEYGKKWYFRYPVDDDPNGYKAHEGLWASIMGHRSGALYWWQYTHLGPLDLYDEVYSAAAAFLNDVELGDYEWEAAELTQTSGPGGLQYFGMTHAGPTAGDRPNGTDGPRALLWVVRTPSDEYVDRAAVDGNEFTLAGTVPGSYRVEWIDTWTGEHVDTQTVRSTDGDVPIEVPDGVTRDIAAQVYGPLGEMSMDIVAPTQEYLAGQTTRVEVTFTNTNAMPGAEAVELMLEAPEGWDVATVPQSEEPTDSPMLMPGEGVQAAFDVTAPDTGYAGDLHLTAAAEYRHQGHERRQHATMEVRYAGDLPPEEAFGSVQSPLETFASTDARFGQRGNTFLVAASGGRIWESVNEFGTIYLDDAAGPSTSVTTTVAYQQNTHEAARAGLMLRNDISGEESPTGYVLVAATAGRGYVMNVDIDGDGGMDRSYRTGTTTYPARLMLERDRDHVTGYYAEGDGVWQQIATVEIVGAAEEQDVGLFVTANNAEATSRADFIGFEIE is encoded by the coding sequence ATGATCTCTCAGCCATTTCGATTCCCGCGTGCGGTCCATGTCGGCACCGCGTCAGTCCTGATGCTCGCTCTCGCATCGGCACCCGCGGCAGCATCCGACCCGCCTCCCGAACCAGTAGCGGCATGGTCGTTCGACGCGGGATCGGGGGATGTCGTTGTCGATGAGACAGGAGGTGGCCACGACGGCGTGGTCGAGGGTGGAACGTGGGGACCTGGACGTATCGGCGGCGGGCTGTATATCGACGGTTACGACGACGGCGTGCTCGTCGAGGACGAGTCCGCCGACCTCGGGATGGACGCGGCGATGTCGATCGAGGCACGGATCAACCTCACTGATCAGGGCACGGTCCAGAAGATCGTCGAACGTGCCGGAAACTACGGCCTCCGCATCTCCGCGGACGGTCGGATCGGTTTCCGCTGGGAGGACCAGTGGAGGTTCAGCCAGCTCCTGGACTGGGAGGAAGGGCGTTGGTATCACGTCGCGGTGACCTACGACGGCGACGAGGTCACCTTCTATCGCGATGGTGCGGCCCGGGGCACCGCCACGACGACGCGGACCGCCACCGTGGAACCGGGCACTGTCTACCTCGGACGTGGCATACCGGACTGGGAACGGACCCTGTACGGAACGCTCGACGAGGTGGCCCTATACGACGAGTCCTTGACCGCGGACCAGGTTCGCGCCCACTATGACGCGGCGCCGGCGCAGACCGACCAGGCTCCGCAGATGGGTGCCGTCAGGATGTCCGCCTACCAGGTCGAGGCGCTGACCATGGTCGAGTTGACGGCCGACATCGACGCGTCCGTCGCGAACCCGGACGACCCGAATCTGATCGACGTGCAGGCGCAGGTTCGCCGACCAGGGGGTGAGGTGGTCACGGTTCCAGGATTCCTCTACCAGGACTTCCGGTTGGACGGGGAGCGCGTGGTCGAGTCCGGCGCCCCCGTCTGGACGGCGCGGTACACCCCACCCGAGCCCGGCACCTACCAGGTGCGGATGCACGTCACGACCGACGGGGGAGCGGCGGCGTCCCCGTGGCAGGACCTGAGCGTGACTCCCGCCCCCGACGATGCGCGGGGATTCGTCACGGTCAACCCGGACAACCCGCGGTACTTCCAGTTCGAACGCACCGCAGAGACGTTCTTCCCGATGGGGGTCAACCTCGACATCCCGGTGCTCACCCGGCTCGGCAACCATCACGCAGAGCCGGACTCGCGCTATCACGGACTCTTCGGCGACGACATCACCAGCCCGGCCGAAGGTGCCTCCCCGGAGAACCTCTATGCGGTCTACGAGGAATACCGACGCGCCATCGTCTCCCTCGCGGAAGCCGGAGGGAACGCCGTGCGACTACGCCTGGACTCGTGGTGGCTGCCGCTCGAGATCGACTCCGATTACCCGATCCCTGGATACTCCGAGGGCGTGCCCGGGTTCGACGTCGGCCGGTACCACGCCGCGAACGCATGGATCGCCGACCAGGTGGTCGAGCTCGCCGAGCAGTACGGCCTCTATGTCACTCCGGTGACCTGGAACCAGCACAGCCCGTGGGGTGGATCGGCGTACGCGACACCTGGGGGTGAGAATGAGCAGTTGACCGACCGCCGGCTCCGGTACCAGGTGGCCCGATGGAGCTACAGCACGCACATGTACGGATGGTCGTTCTTCAACGAGACCCGCCTGGACATGACGACTCCGTTCTACACCGAGGCCATCGAGGACCTTCGTGCTATCGACCCCAACCCGCACCTCGTGTTCAACTCCTACACGCCCATCGATCAGGAGGTCGAGCACGCGTACCGGTGCGATGACGACGAGGACGAGCTCAAGGACTGCTGGGGTGAGGGGGTCTTCCTGGACAAGGCCGAGTTCGCACCGGGGGACGACATGCCGCTCGTGCTGGAGGAGTATGGCAAGAAGTGGTACTTCCGTTACCCGGTTGACGATGATCCGAACGGGTACAAGGCGCATGAGGGCCTCTGGGCATCGATCATGGGGCACCGGAGCGGGGCGCTGTACTGGTGGCAGTACACCCATCTCGGTCCGCTCGATCTGTACGACGAGGTCTATAGTGCCGCGGCGGCGTTCCTCAACGATGTCGAGCTGGGCGACTACGAGTGGGAAGCGGCTGAGCTCACCCAGACCAGCGGTCCGGGCGGTCTGCAGTACTTCGGTATGACGCACGCCGGGCCCACCGCGGGCGATCGGCCGAACGGGACGGACGGTCCACGAGCGTTGTTGTGGGTCGTGCGGACGCCGAGCGACGAGTACGTCGATCGAGCTGCGGTGGACGGCAATGAGTTCACCCTCGCAGGGACGGTTCCAGGCTCCTACCGGGTCGAATGGATCGACACCTGGACCGGTGAGCACGTCGACACGCAGACGGTGCGGTCGACCGACGGCGATGTGCCCATCGAGGTCCCGGACGGGGTCACCCGCGATATCGCCGCACAGGTGTACGGTCCGCTGGGCGAGATGTCGATGGATATCGTCGCGCCGACGCAGGAGTACCTCGCCGGACAGACCACGCGCGTCGAGGTGACCTTCACGAACACCAATGCGATGCCTGGCGCGGAAGCGGTGGAGCTCATGCTGGAGGCGCCAGAGGGCTGGGATGTCGCCACCGTGCCGCAGTCGGAGGAACCGACGGACTCACCAATGCTCATGCCGGGAGAAGGCGTCCAGGCAGCGTTCGACGTGACCGCGCCGGATACGGGCTATGCGGGGGATCTGCACCTGACCGCTGCGGCGGAGTACCGCCACCAGGGCCACGAGCGCAGGCAGCACGCCACGATGGAGGTCCGCTATGCCGGCGACCTTCCACCTGAGGAGGCGTTCGGATCTGTCCAGTCACCGCTGGAGACCTTCGCGTCGACGGATGCGAGATTCGGGCAGCGCGGGAACACCTTCCTGGTGGCCGCCAGCGGTGGCCGCATCTGGGAGTCCGTCAACGAGTTCGGCACCATCTACCTCGATGACGCGGCCGGACCGTCGACGTCGGTCACCACCACGGTCGCCTACCAGCAGAACACCCACGAGGCCGCACGTGCCGGCCTGATGCTCAGGAATGACATCTCCGGCGAGGAATCGCCGACCGGGTATGTGCTGGTCGCCGCCACCGCCGGCCGTGGCTACGTGATGAACGTCGATATCGACGGAGACGGTGGGATGGACCGGAGCTATCGCACCGGCACGACCACCTACCCAGCCCGCCTGATGCTCGAACGCGATCGCGACCACGTGACCGGCTACTACGCCGAGGGCGATGGTGTCTGGCAGCAGATCGCCACCGTCGAGATCGTCGGTGCCGCCGAGGAGCAGGACGTCGGACTGTTCGTTACCGCGAACAATGCCGAGGCGACCAGCAGGGCCGATTTCATCGGCTTCGAGATCGAGTGA
- a CDS encoding tripartite tricarboxylate transporter TctB family protein — protein sequence MNEATPRSAQVGDPPATSSAGDEDVPADAIEEPDELTSAGEEGEGGAWEPGKRWRIAALTALLLVGLVYLWQASLLPYGTMDQPGHGFYPRFAGALFVLPLIGVLVVEIRARTERSGSEGSWAKPLIVLMTVLAYFLVAPLLGHMASSVIVVGVVLRVVGTRPWWQILTIALGCAVGSHLLLATLLGLPLPAGRLGLTF from the coding sequence GTGAACGAAGCGACTCCTCGATCGGCGCAGGTCGGTGATCCACCGGCCACGTCCTCCGCAGGCGACGAGGACGTGCCCGCCGACGCGATCGAGGAGCCCGACGAACTCACCAGTGCCGGTGAGGAGGGCGAGGGCGGAGCCTGGGAACCGGGTAAGCGCTGGCGGATCGCCGCGTTGACCGCACTGCTGCTGGTGGGGTTGGTGTACCTGTGGCAGGCATCGTTGTTGCCCTACGGGACGATGGACCAACCGGGCCACGGGTTCTACCCCAGGTTCGCCGGAGCGCTGTTCGTCCTGCCGTTGATCGGTGTGCTCGTGGTCGAGATCCGCGCGCGCACCGAGCGCTCCGGCTCCGAGGGGTCGTGGGCCAAGCCTCTGATCGTCCTGATGACGGTGCTGGCGTACTTCCTCGTGGCGCCCCTGCTCGGCCACATGGCGAGCTCAGTGATCGTCGTCGGTGTCGTACTCCGCGTGGTCGGTACCCGGCCGTGGTGGCAGATCCTCACGATCGCCCTCGGGTGCGCCGTCGGCTCCCATCTCCTGCTGGCCACCCTCCTCGGACTCCCGCTCCCCGCCGGCCGCCTCGGCCTGACGTTCTGA
- a CDS encoding LacI family DNA-binding transcriptional regulator has product MPTRARVGTPTGHDGPLRDCSGIPDEFESGTGRDVVVVSMKEVARSAGVSVGTVSNVLNRPDYVSEDNRVRVLEAINRLGYVRNNAARQLRVGRTRTVGLVVLNVANPYFTDVMRGVEDTLSRAGMSVILCNSNGQHDREEANLRMLAEQQVQGLLISPIDADNPALRELISDDLPAVFLGSSAGPIDRCSVSVDDVTGGNLAARHLLNQGHERLMYVHGPLEIGQVRARREGIVAALEAAGVPAGNLASMACPDLTLAAGRDAGERLLGAPERPQAVICANDLLALGMLQAMFAAGVAVPDELALVGYDDIEFAAGSAVPLSSVRQPRYELGRRGAELLLAEIDGSGDHDHQEVVMTPELVVRGSSNRRGR; this is encoded by the coding sequence GTGCCGACGCGTGCCCGCGTCGGCACACCCACCGGGCATGATGGTCCCCTACGGGACTGCTCAGGCATCCCGGACGAGTTCGAGAGCGGTACCGGAAGGGACGTCGTCGTGGTCAGTATGAAGGAGGTCGCGCGCAGTGCCGGCGTCTCGGTCGGTACGGTGTCGAACGTCCTGAACCGGCCCGACTACGTCTCCGAGGACAACCGGGTGCGCGTGCTCGAGGCGATCAATCGCCTCGGCTACGTCCGCAACAATGCCGCCCGCCAGCTGCGTGTGGGCCGCACGCGAACAGTGGGCCTGGTGGTCCTGAACGTGGCGAACCCGTACTTCACCGACGTGATGCGCGGGGTCGAGGACACCCTCAGCCGCGCCGGGATGTCAGTCATCCTCTGCAACAGCAACGGCCAGCACGACCGGGAGGAAGCCAACCTCCGGATGCTGGCGGAGCAACAGGTGCAGGGGCTGCTGATCTCGCCGATCGACGCGGACAATCCGGCGTTGCGAGAACTCATCAGCGACGACCTCCCAGCCGTCTTCCTCGGAAGCAGCGCAGGTCCGATCGATCGGTGCTCGGTCTCCGTCGACGATGTGACCGGAGGGAACCTTGCCGCCCGGCACCTGCTCAATCAGGGCCACGAACGCCTGATGTACGTGCACGGCCCGCTCGAGATCGGCCAGGTGCGAGCGCGCCGGGAAGGGATCGTCGCCGCGCTCGAGGCGGCCGGGGTTCCTGCCGGGAACCTGGCCAGTATGGCGTGCCCGGACCTCACCCTTGCGGCCGGGCGGGACGCGGGCGAGCGTCTTCTCGGTGCGCCCGAACGTCCACAGGCGGTGATCTGCGCGAACGACCTCCTCGCCCTCGGGATGCTGCAAGCGATGTTCGCCGCAGGCGTGGCCGTCCCGGATGAGCTCGCGCTGGTGGGCTATGACGACATCGAATTCGCCGCTGGGTCGGCCGTTCCGCTCAGCTCGGTCCGACAGCCACGGTACGAGCTGGGCCGCCGCGGGGCCGAGCTGCTGCTGGCGGAGATCGACGGAAGCGGTGACCACGATCATCAGGAGGTCGTGATGACACCCGAACTCGTCGTGCGCGGATCCAGCAACCGACGAGGTCGATAG
- a CDS encoding sulfatase family protein encodes MTGRPNVLLVMTDQQRWDALAHAGTFPVQTPNLDRLADDGVWFRRTYVQSPLCVPSRASLLTGRYVHQHGCQDNDHSLWPEAPSFVRSLQDEGYRTANVGKLHFTWFHDVELLAADPILRRMGFDEPLETTGKMSRGNVRASPYTEHLRSKGLLEGYLDDLLTRVEDGPYEARPSILDEEDHIDGWVMRGAADWLSAVETEPFFCWVGPPGPHDPFDPPEPYASLYDPADMPLGPLDYQYPVGPSVASKDVPDATPEQIQRMRAMYLANVTYIDAWVGRLMQVLRDRDLLSDTWVIFCSDHGEMLGDHKLVGKAQFFDPAVRVPLIVRPPDGSGYARGMVRDSLVELIDVSATILDIAGTSLDGHQGRSLLPLLREESPDRHRDVVLSQVEDRQMISDGRHKVEIQDGLVLHAFDTVTDPGEVADAVGSGAAWIHDLADRADRAFATGPALGVPWPHLTPYQHWGRNVLKELTVRRGASDAPVRDTAAETAPDPGARHALPHQ; translated from the coding sequence ATGACCGGCCGGCCGAACGTCCTGCTCGTGATGACCGACCAGCAACGCTGGGACGCCTTGGCGCACGCAGGAACCTTCCCTGTTCAGACTCCGAACTTAGATCGCCTGGCCGACGACGGCGTGTGGTTCCGCCGGACCTACGTGCAGAGCCCGCTGTGCGTCCCGTCCCGGGCCAGCCTGCTGACCGGCCGGTACGTCCATCAGCACGGCTGCCAGGACAACGACCATTCCCTCTGGCCGGAGGCGCCCTCATTCGTGCGCTCGTTGCAAGACGAGGGGTATCGCACGGCGAACGTCGGCAAGCTCCACTTCACCTGGTTCCACGACGTCGAGCTGCTCGCCGCCGACCCGATCCTGCGCCGGATGGGCTTCGACGAGCCGTTGGAGACCACCGGCAAGATGAGCCGGGGCAACGTGCGCGCCAGCCCCTACACCGAGCACTTGCGCTCGAAGGGTCTGCTCGAGGGCTACCTCGACGACCTGCTCACCCGCGTCGAGGACGGGCCGTACGAAGCACGCCCGTCCATCCTCGACGAGGAGGACCACATCGACGGCTGGGTGATGCGTGGCGCGGCCGACTGGTTGTCCGCCGTCGAGACCGAACCGTTCTTCTGCTGGGTCGGACCACCCGGACCGCACGACCCGTTCGATCCGCCGGAGCCCTACGCGAGCCTGTACGACCCGGCGGACATGCCGCTCGGGCCGTTGGACTACCAGTACCCCGTCGGGCCGAGCGTGGCGAGCAAGGACGTACCCGACGCCACACCCGAGCAGATCCAGCGCATGCGGGCGATGTACCTGGCCAACGTGACCTACATCGACGCCTGGGTCGGCAGGCTCATGCAGGTGCTCCGCGACCGGGACCTGCTCTCGGACACCTGGGTGATCTTCTGCAGCGATCACGGGGAGATGCTCGGTGACCACAAGCTCGTCGGCAAGGCGCAGTTCTTCGACCCGGCCGTGCGCGTTCCACTGATCGTCCGGCCGCCGGACGGGTCCGGCTATGCGCGCGGCATGGTCCGCGACAGCCTGGTCGAGCTGATCGACGTCTCCGCCACCATCCTCGACATCGCCGGCACGTCCCTCGACGGGCACCAAGGGCGCTCGTTGCTGCCACTGCTGCGCGAGGAGTCACCCGATCGGCACCGCGATGTCGTCCTCTCCCAGGTCGAGGACAGGCAGATGATCAGTGACGGCCGCCACAAGGTGGAGATCCAGGACGGTCTCGTGCTGCACGCCTTCGACACGGTGACCGATCCGGGAGAGGTGGCCGACGCCGTCGGCTCTGGTGCCGCCTGGATCCACGACCTGGCCGATCGTGCCGATCGGGCCTTCGCCACGGGCCCCGCTCTGGGAGTCCCCTGGCCGCACCTCACCCCCTACCAGCACTGGGGCCGCAACGTCCTCAAGGAGCTCACCGTCCGACGAGGTGCCTCCGACGCCCCTGTGCGAGACACCGCAGCAGAGACCGCCCCCGACCCGGGTGCGCGGCACGCACTGCCCCACCAGTAG
- a CDS encoding tripartite tricarboxylate transporter permease: MDTLSALADGFGALLAPTALIALLAGVVIGSVVGVLPGIGPVGAMALLLPLSFAFDPAVGLLMTIAIYLGSQYGGSTSSILLSVPGEASSVVTTLDGHQMTKRGRAGAALAVSAIGSFVAGTMAVALLMLLSEPLSAFAIRFSAPEYLALCIFAILVLSRLSGGTFTRSMLAVGLGLMLATIGLDDLSGNVRFTFDIGELIQGVEITPVAVGLFGIAEVLLLAENRGHVPQLPKVPFRSLWPTRTEMRRAVPPMFRGGLLGFFFGLVPGPSAAVSTYASYMLERRISKHRDEFGKGAIEGVSGPESANNGAAGGAMVPLIVLGFPFNGVTALLLAGFTIHGIIPGPLFVENSPDLFWSLVAGMYAANITLLILNFPLVGLFTSLLRIPRDVLLGLIVLIAIIGTYAARSALIDVFWLFAMGVLGYVMVKLRLSRVALMLAFVIGPILESSLTQTVAFANGDPTVLLQRPITMTIVVLTALVVLTPVIFRGLKRDRAVDSADAV; encoded by the coding sequence GTGGACACCCTCTCCGCCCTCGCCGACGGCTTCGGCGCACTGCTCGCGCCGACAGCCCTGATCGCCCTCCTGGCCGGAGTCGTCATCGGCAGCGTCGTCGGGGTGCTGCCCGGGATCGGCCCCGTCGGCGCCATGGCCCTGCTGTTGCCGCTCAGCTTCGCCTTCGATCCGGCTGTGGGCCTGCTGATGACGATCGCGATCTATCTCGGGTCGCAGTACGGCGGCTCGACATCGTCGATCCTGCTCAGCGTGCCGGGCGAAGCATCATCGGTGGTCACGACCCTCGATGGGCACCAGATGACCAAACGTGGGCGCGCAGGTGCGGCGCTCGCAGTGTCCGCGATCGGGTCGTTCGTCGCGGGCACGATGGCCGTGGCGCTGCTGATGCTGCTCAGCGAACCGTTGAGCGCGTTCGCCATCCGCTTCTCCGCCCCGGAGTATCTCGCGCTGTGCATCTTCGCGATCCTGGTGCTCTCTCGTCTCTCCGGCGGCACCTTCACCCGCTCGATGCTCGCCGTCGGGCTCGGGCTCATGCTCGCCACCATCGGGTTGGACGATCTCTCCGGGAACGTGCGCTTCACCTTCGACATCGGCGAGCTGATCCAGGGTGTCGAGATCACCCCGGTCGCGGTCGGGCTGTTCGGTATCGCGGAAGTGTTGCTCCTCGCGGAGAACCGCGGCCACGTCCCCCAACTGCCCAAGGTGCCGTTCCGCAGCCTGTGGCCCACGCGCACCGAGATGCGCCGCGCGGTGCCCCCGATGTTCCGGGGTGGACTGCTCGGCTTCTTCTTCGGCCTGGTTCCCGGGCCGTCGGCCGCGGTGTCGACCTATGCCTCCTACATGCTGGAGCGGCGGATCTCGAAACACCGCGACGAGTTCGGCAAGGGAGCGATCGAAGGAGTCTCCGGCCCGGAGTCGGCCAACAACGGTGCGGCGGGTGGCGCCATGGTGCCGCTCATCGTGCTGGGCTTCCCGTTCAACGGCGTGACGGCCCTGCTGCTCGCCGGCTTCACGATCCACGGGATCATCCCCGGTCCGCTGTTCGTGGAGAACTCCCCTGACCTCTTCTGGAGCCTCGTCGCCGGGATGTACGCAGCGAACATCACCCTGCTCATCCTGAACTTCCCGCTCGTCGGGCTCTTCACGTCCTTGCTACGCATCCCCCGTGACGTGCTGCTGGGGCTGATCGTGCTGATTGCGATCATCGGCACCTATGCCGCTCGGAGCGCACTGATCGACGTGTTCTGGCTCTTCGCGATGGGGGTCCTCGGCTACGTCATGGTCAAGCTGCGGCTCTCCCGGGTGGCCCTGATGCTCGCCTTCGTGATCGGCCCGATCCTGGAGTCGTCGCTGACCCAGACCGTGGCGTTCGCGAACGGCGACCCGACCGTGCTCCTGCAACGGCCCATCACGATGACGATCGTGGTGCTCACTGCGCTCGTGGTGCTGACGCCGGTGATCTTCCGTGGCCTCAAGCGTGACCGCGCGGTCGACTCTGCGGACGCGGTCTGA
- a CDS encoding ROK family transcriptional regulator: MTDHVGGSLQSLRESNRERLIALLREHGALHRAELARRAGVSRATVTTIVNELLAGGVVVEGAGSEPANGGPTAKRAALTLNPEAGVIVGLDFSAGSVTGVIADLSHQVLADGTRALAPQLGWMGRLDVGVELIDEMRADAGVTGRPLAGVGLGIPGPVDWTTGEIGTSSKSLEWAGARPSAQLAERLGVPVRQDNTAHLGALAEAVWGAARGSRHVVYVKVSAGLSAGLVIDGQMCRGALGATGALGHTCAVPDGPLCSCGSRGCLELYAATPAILEAVRPHHPDASFEGVAERAADGDRPCRRALADAATMLGRSLAGVCNLLNPESIIVGGDLTAAGDLVMGPLRTAVTDHALPIATQALSIGWGDLGDRAGAMGGVALMLQEPESIGASS, encoded by the coding sequence ATGACGGATCATGTCGGAGGATCGCTCCAGTCGCTGCGGGAGAGCAATCGGGAACGGTTGATCGCCCTCTTGCGCGAGCATGGCGCCTTGCACCGCGCCGAGCTCGCACGCCGTGCAGGTGTCTCCCGCGCCACCGTGACGACGATCGTGAACGAACTGTTGGCAGGCGGCGTGGTGGTGGAAGGCGCCGGGAGTGAGCCCGCGAATGGCGGTCCGACCGCCAAGCGCGCTGCCCTCACGCTGAATCCCGAAGCCGGCGTGATCGTCGGCCTCGACTTCAGCGCCGGCAGCGTCACCGGCGTGATCGCGGACCTCAGCCACCAGGTCCTGGCCGATGGGACACGCGCACTCGCTCCGCAGCTGGGGTGGATGGGCCGCCTCGACGTGGGGGTCGAGCTCATCGACGAGATGCGCGCCGATGCTGGTGTCACCGGCCGACCGCTCGCCGGCGTTGGTCTCGGGATCCCCGGCCCGGTCGACTGGACTACTGGTGAGATCGGGACGTCGAGCAAGTCGTTGGAGTGGGCCGGCGCGCGGCCGTCGGCACAGCTCGCCGAGCGGCTCGGGGTGCCGGTTCGGCAGGACAACACTGCCCACCTCGGCGCACTTGCCGAGGCGGTGTGGGGCGCGGCGCGAGGCAGTCGGCACGTCGTCTACGTCAAGGTATCCGCAGGCCTGAGCGCCGGTCTAGTGATCGACGGGCAGATGTGCCGTGGCGCGCTCGGCGCCACGGGGGCGCTCGGGCATACGTGCGCGGTTCCCGACGGGCCACTCTGCTCCTGCGGCAGTCGTGGCTGCCTGGAGCTCTACGCCGCGACGCCGGCGATTCTCGAGGCGGTCCGACCGCACCACCCGGACGCATCCTTCGAAGGCGTCGCCGAGCGCGCCGCGGACGGAGATCGACCGTGCCGCCGTGCACTGGCAGACGCGGCCACGATGCTCGGGCGCAGCTTGGCTGGTGTCTGCAACCTGCTGAACCCCGAGAGCATCATCGTCGGCGGCGATCTGACCGCCGCGGGTGACCTCGTGATGGGACCGCTACGCACGGCTGTCACCGATCATGCCCTACCGATCGCCACACAGGCCCTCTCGATCGGGTGGGGTGACCTCGGCGACCGTGCCGGAGCCATGGGAGGGGTGGCGTTGATGTTGCAGGAGCCGGAATCGATCGGGGCGAGCTCATGA